In Quercus lobata isolate SW786 unplaced genomic scaffold, ValleyOak3.0 Primary Assembly Scq3eQI_1903, whole genome shotgun sequence, the genomic window TCTAAAATGTAAGGCAAATGAAATCTTATACATAAATCAGTTAATTAAAGAATGGAAAGATCTTTTATTTTGTCGCTTAGGTTATATAGAAATTCTTGGGTGATATTCATGTTCTTAACTCCTAGGTAGTTCCTAATATTTGGCACTTTCTATATTTCACGGGTGCCACATCAAGAAATTCGTTCATGATAACTAAGATCTATGACcatattttgttaacttttcaTATATTGTTCAATCCATCAAGATGCACTCAAAATGAAATTCAAGATCTTTCTGATGGCCAACTCACGAGTTGGACCTTGTGTTCTACGGATTGGGGTCATGTAGAATGTTTTTCCACTGATCTTGATTTGAAGCTCCAATTGTAATAGCCAATAGATCAGATCAccagcaataaaaaaaataaaataaattattaattttttttatatcattaaattaaatgtcaTAGATTctaaataccaaaataaaataaaatatatatatatatatatatatatatagctatcATCTGAGAATACATATTGGAAAGTCAAAATAGCTTAAGGTAGCTCCTGTGCTGAGTCATGCACAGCACAAGCGAGTCCACCGTTAGGTCAAGGGAAGAAGACAATGCACTATAGCGGAGTACAAAGAAAGTTAGAGAGAGCTATCGGGATAGAGACTCACCAGAACAACCTTCTTCGGATCGGGGTGGGGACGGAGGGCCTTATAAGGAAAAGCTTATAGGACTTAACCATGGTGCATTTGAACATGCGCTCGCCTTTGAAAATGACAGGGACACCGAGGTGGAGTCAGATGCTGATGAAGAGAATTTGCCTCCAGGGGAGGTGGTGGTTAAACCATCTGGAGCAAGGAAAGCCAGAATACGCGTTGCTTGGAATAATGTGCTGATTGTTAAGGTTTTTGGCAAAACGGTAGGTTACCATTACCTTGTTGCAAGCCTTACTAGCCTTTGGAAACCAGGGGGTAAGATGGCCTGCATAGCTCTTAGCCATGATTTTTTCCTCATCAGGTTCTCACTTAGGGAAGACCATTTGAGGGTGCTGAGGAATGGCCCGTGGTTTGTGAGTGGGCACTATCTTTCCATTAGACAATGGGAGGCCAACTTTAAACTGTCATTAGCTAATCTTTCAGTAGTAGTGGTTTGTATTCGCCTTCCAAAATTACCCATAGAATACTATGAAGAATCAGTTCTCTGAGATATTGGGAGAGCTATAGGGCCAATTCTCAAAGTTGACACTCATACTGCATTGGAGGTCAGGAGGAAGTTTGTGCGGCTTTGTGTGCAGGTGAACCTTGATGAACCCATTGTGAAGACTATCAGGGTCGATGGGATCAGACAGATAGTGCAATATGAGGGCATTAATTCCCTTTGCTTCTCATGTGGTAGAGTGGGCATAAAGCTAAAGGCTGCCCTTACAAGGTTCAACGGTCGGTGCAAAACCAGGATGATACCGGAACGGAGAAGCAAGCATACACGAGTAAGTCTATAAAATAGGCTGGACCTAATGaaagtcaatttggtccctggGTCCTTGTTGCACGTAAAAGGAAACCAGGAAAAAAAGGGAGTAAAGTATTCGAGTCTCTAGCCCAAACTAGCATGGCTGACCAAAGCCCAATAAAGCCCACCAGTACATTGAGTCCAACTACGAGCTCTGTCTTCTCTGGCCTagacacaaacaaaaaatcccaCTCACCTTTAGTTGATCAAGCACTAGAAACAAAGAAGCAGGTAGGAGCCAGAAATTCAGGCCGAACCAGGCTGAGCAGACCGGTCAGAAAGCAACACATCTAAAGCTATCCTCGAAATGGAAAATGGTAGATCCTAATCCATCGAAGGTATTGCCGATGCCAATAGCTGAGAAGAGAACACCAGGTAACTTTAATTAGTCCACGACTTTCAAGGGCTTCAAAGCTGGAGGTTCTTGTGCAGATAAACTATCGATGGAAGATCTAGTTCCCTAGTCTATAATTCACGAGTAGGTTGTGAGTAAAGCACACGGGGATGCAGAGATGGGTTGCGAAAACTCAGGTAAAAAGGAAATTGAGACCCAGCCTCAAATACAGTATGAACTTCAGCAGTGGCCACTTTCTGAAATCCCCAAGTGTAGCACTTCCATGGAAGGGAAAAGCTTATCTATTCCCACAGGGTTGCTGAGAAGAATTGATCCCTCTCTCCGGCCTATTAAACAGGGCAAGGTTGATGAAAAGGGAGGGGAGTATGACTTGGAGGTTCATAATCAGCTGGAGGAGGTTATTGGACTTCACCGGTCTAAGGAGATTGAAGCAACCGAGGTAATGCAAATTGAGCAAAAAGGTGATGTTCCTTTTTCCCTTTGCTAATTGTTTGGTGTTCTCTCTGtttaattttatcaatgaaTATGCTAATTTGGAACTGTCGAGGGGCTTTAAAACCCACCTTCTGTGATGTTGTTAATATCTAATTCAAATGCATTCCCCTACTATCATAGTTGTTGGTGAGACTAAAGTTTGTGGTGAGAGAGCTAATAGGATCACAGGAAGATTAAATCTTGATGGGGCTATATTTGCGAACTCCATTGGTCTTTCTAAAGGGTTGTGAATTCTTTGGGATTCCGACCAAGTTGAAATCTCAGAATTAGCTTCCACTGAGCAAGAAATTCACGTGATTGTAAACTCTTCCTCAAAGCCTCCATGGCTTCTATCAGCAATTTATGCCAGCCCTCGTTTGGCCGAGAGACGTCTTTTGTGGGAGAATTTGGAATCTGTGGCAAGTCTTCACTCTATGCCATGGGTTATAACAAGTGACTTCAATGAAGTTCTAATGGGGGAGGATAAGTTTGGCGGTAATTCAGTTAATATTCACAGAGCCCTTCGGTTCCAAGACTGTTTGAACAATTGCAGAATGATTGACATCGATTTCTCTGGGCCTCGCTTTACCTGGTCGAACCACTGCCCTCTTTCTCAACTTGTCCAGGAGAGAATAGATAAGGTGTTTGTGAATGCTAAATGGAATTCTATCTTTCCTGAAGCAGTTGTGCACCATTTGGAAAAAAACCCACTCAGATCATTGCCCAATTAAAGTGTGCTTTGAGGTTGTTGGTGGGGGTCAGTTTCCTAAGCCGTTTCGCTTTCAACCTATGTGGCTTTCGCACCCATCCTTTCCGAAAGTTGTTTGAAATGCCCGGACAAATTCTACATCCCTTCATCAAGTAGTGTCTAACTTCTCATCAAAGGCGACCACTTGGAACAAAAGTCAATTGGGCAATCTTTTCCATAGAAAGAAAAGGATTCTAGCCAGACTAAAAGGAATTCAAGATTGCTTGTCTTGAAGTCCCAACCCCTTCCTGATTGACTTGGAAGGTAAGCTTAGATTGAAATATGCGGAAATGGCAAAAATCGAAGAGGAGTATCGGGCTATGAAAGCTTGTATTCTTTGGCTGGTCGAAGGAGATAGAAATACCTCCTTTTACCACACCTCAACTCTTGTGCGCAGTAAGCGGAACTGTATCTTATGTTTGAAGGACAGAGTGGGTAATTGGCTGaatggagaaagagagattgctggttttatcaaacaaGGTTTCTTGGAGCTTTTCACCTGGAGTCAATCCAGTGCCCCTTTGGCTGCTTGGGACCCCCTTACTTGGAACATTCATCTCAGTGAAGCAGCCTTAAGTTTTCTAGACTCCCCGATCACAGACAAAGAGATATCTGAGGGTCTTTGGGCTCTTAAACCTTTTAAAGCCCCAAGTCCAAACGGTCTTCATGCAGGTTTCTTTCACTGCTTCTGGCTGGTTATTGGGGGAATCAGTGAGGAAGGAGGTTAAAAGCATTTTCAATTTAGGGGTTGTTCCAGATTATCTAAACTAGACGCTTATCACCCTTATTCCCAAGTGCAAAAGCCCTGAATCTTTCTCTAACTTCCGGCCAATCAGCTTGTGTAACACCatctacaaggtagtgaccaagATCATAGATGGCAGAATCCGGCCTTTTCTGCCTGATTTAATCTCCCCGCTCCAATCAGCTTTTGTCCCTGGAATGAAAGGTCTTAATAATGCCATTATAGTCCAAGAGCTTATTCACATAATGTCAAAGAAGAAAGGCAAAATAGGGTATATGGAAATCAAACTTGATTTGGAAAAAGCCTACGATCACCTTGAATGGAGCTTCATTAGAGATACCTTGAAACTATTCCATTTCCCTAATCATTTGGTTTCTCTAATTATGAGCTGCGTGTCCACGACGTCTATTTCCATTCTCTTTAATGGGGAGACCCTAGATGCCTTCCTCCCTTTGAGAGGAATCTGCCAGGGCGATCCTCTATTGCCTTACTTATTCATCTTATGCATGGAAGTCCTTGGGGCATTAATTGAGGGCAAGTGCTAAGAGAAACTCTAGAATCCAGTGAAAGCTTCCCAAGGCGGGCCAGCTTTCTCCCACTTGTTTTTCGCCGATGATCTTATGTTATTTGCTAAAGCTGACTGGAAAAATTGTGTAGCCATTAAGGATGTCTTGGAATCCTTCTGTGATCTTTCCAGgcaaaaaataagtggtgaGAAGACCCAGGTGTTTTTCTTTCCTAACGTGGATATGGATATGAGGAATGACCTTTGTGATGTGTTGGGATTCAGATCCACCCCTTCGCTCGGAAAATATTTGGGGTTCCCCATTAAGCATAGAGGGGTTTAGCAAGACTTCGACTTTATCTTGGAGCGTATTCAGAACAAGTTAGTGGGCTGGAAAGCAAATCTTTTGTCTCTTGCAGGGAGAGTTATCCTTACTCAGTCAGTAACCTCCACTATCCCCAACTATGTGATGCAAAGTGTAGCTTTGCCTCCCAAAATTATTCAAGGAATAGACAAGctgaacaaaaatttcatttggGGTTCGTtggaaaataagaagaagattCATCTCATTGGCTGGAGGaaaatcacaaaagaaaaagaggaaggcAGGCTAGGTATTCATGCAGCCAAACCCAAAAACACTGCTTTGTTAGCCAAGCTTAATTGGAAGTTTCATGCAGAGAAGTCTTCCTTGTGGGTGAGAGTGTTGACAAATAAATATCGTAGACAAGGAAATAATCCAACGAGTATATTAGGCTATTCCTCCTGCTCCCCTACCAGGGCCAGCCTAATAAAAGGAGTGGACATTTTTTCAAAGGGATCTAAATGGTTAGTTGGTAAGAACAGTATTCTATCTCTTTAGTTTGACAAGTGGCTGAACATAGGCACCTTGAGAAGTTTAATATCAGGACCTCTAAACAAAGGTGAGGACAATCTTATGTTGAAAGACATCTCAGGTTTTTTTGGGTGGAATTGGGAGGGTTTATCCTTTGAATTCCCTGCTCAGATTCAGTTGGAAATAAAGGCCACCCCTCTCCCTTTTTCCAATCAAGGCGGTGATCGTCTCTCTTGGTACTCTTCCCCAAATGGTGATTTCAAGCTCAAGGAGGCTTACCGCCTGGCTAAATGGGATGATAACAATAAGGTCGGCCATACCTTCAGAGGGGAGTGGGTGTGGAAAGTACAATCTTTACCTAAGATAAAGTTTTTTCTCTGGCAATGCTGCCATCATAGTTTATCGATCCAAACTATCTTGTCTAAAAGAGGTATGGATATCCCTTTTCTATGCCCCATGTGTAACAATGCTTCTGAAACAATCTTACACACCTTAAGGGATTGCGCTACAGCACAAGTGCTTTAGAATTCATTAAACCCCCTTATTCAAAAGAGTTTGTTTTATGGAGCTAATTTGGTGAACTGGTTGAAGCTGAACTGTCAAAGCTCCAAGAACAGTTGCATCCTGAGCATTGAATGGAGTATCCTCTTTCCTTTTGCTCTCTGGAGTCTCTGGCTTCACCGAAACAATATTGCATTTGAAAGAGCTCATACCCACTAGGACCTTAAAGCTGAAACGTTGGCCAAAGCAACTGAGTTTTTTTATATTGGTATCAGTGGGAAGCAGATCCGAACCAAGCAAAAAATTCAGGTTAGATGGCTTTGCCCTCCTTCTAATTGGTTTAAGTTGAATACAAACGGATCTTCCTTGGGTAACCCCGGCTTGGTTGGTGGAGGTGGTCTCATAAGGAACGATAAGGGTGAATGGGTGAAGGGCTTTGCTCGTGCAATCGGGGCAACAACTAGTGTAGCAGCTGAACTTTGGGCACTTAGATATGGCATCAAGTTATGTATTGCTCTCAAGCTTACAGCGGTGGTGATTGAACTTGATTCTAAGCTGGTTGTTGATCTCTTGAAGAAAGAATTGAATAATCCTAATGATAATGATGTATTGGTGGCTGACTGTAGAAACAGCCTTAAGATTATTCCCACAGTTAGGATTCAGCACTGTTATAGAGAGGGAAATAAGTGTGCAAATGCCCTCGCTAGACGGGGTGCTTTCCTTAGTAAggatttttccatttttcttgatCCCCCTTTTGATGTTGCTTTTCTTCTCAGCCTTGATGCGGCTGGAACTATGTATGACCGGTTTGTTTCCTCTGTTTTAGAGGCCGGTTAGTTCTTGTTCTAATGAAATATCCTttaaaccaaatatatatatatatatatatatatatatattgttattattattattattattattattattatttgttataaatatatttatttaaatttaaattgtgTACTTTTTGATAATAGCTCTTAGATGGGCGAAACaaaatgagaaatgatatgtccataatattttcacaatatttttataacaaattttaaatgataggttgttactaattgttattgttggggcaaaaaaataatcttagtattaggttcaaatttgaaataataacaactaaccacttatgatttgttatgaaaatattataaaaatactaTGAACGTAGCATCTCTCGAAACAAAATTTACTAATTGAAGTAGCCAACAGCTCACCCCCACTCGTCTGTTCTGAAGAGTTCACTATATTTTGTTGTTAACTTGTTATGGCATAGTGGCATACAGCAGAGCTGCCTACCTACCCTTACCTTCTCAAttggaaaaaagggaaaaaaaatcttgactTGCTAGAgcattattaaaattaaaaaatgattacagtagctaaatttatattgatataatttattttgcatttacttttttatttttttatgaattttgaaaataaaaaaagatagtaaataataattattatacgtaaaaaaatcattaaaaaaattttagtataaaaaaaataatttaattttgaatacattatatatatatatatatatatatatatatgaagtaaGGTAataactaaactttttttttttgggttaaaatacCCTAAACTTTTCAACTGCAAtaagttttctttgttttagtttgtctattttcttttcaactataagagcattctcattgtcaaatgccaaatatttggtaTTTGACACGTTAAACATCAAAAAACCCCTCTCATGTTCCAAATCTTATCCCATGTAAACGGTGTTATTCCATCTTTAGAATGGTACAAATTGAAaatgctaaaaactaaaaaaaatttgacatttaacatatcaaacacccaaaaaaaaaaaaaaaaaaaaaacacctctcatatttcaaatcttataatttttacCTCCTATAAAGAGTGCCGttccatctttttcttctttctttctccaccACTCCTTCGTCTCTgtcactctcttttcctcttttcttcttcctcttttgttcttctttctccAAAAGCTtcacctctctctttttttctttttctttttctctcttgttttccttttttttcttttttctatcaCTTTTGATGGTGTCACAAAAAACATCAACTCCTGAACTCGTCCATATGGCTCGTCCAATGAAAGACAAGCTAGAGCGAATCAGACAAACGAAGTGATCGTCCTAAGCGTCCTTGCTAACCTCGTCCGTATTTGGACGGACGAGATCCTTTGTGAATCTTATCCATCCTTAATCATTTGGACATGGACAAGCCGTCCTAGATAGTCTCGTCCGTCCTTAATGAAAGATGGACGAGTTCAATGAATTAAACTATTAAGTGCCAAATTCTACATTAACTACTATGGAACGAGCCGTCCAactgaggtaacttccatagcagttatggaagttacccccaattctccggactcctcgacattagGAACGGTTATTAAGCAGATAACCGTTCCACACATACTATATAAGGATTCTTCGATGAGAGGTAAGGCATTCAGACATTTTTATTCAGAAAATACTCCCTTCTTACAGAGAGTTCCAAGTTCACTAACTTCACCATCGGAGGACTTTTGACCGGTCTCCACCGGTCTCCTCTGACTCAGTGTTCTTGTTTACAGGATACAGCCCAAAGATCATCAACGTTCGAGACTTATCAACTTACTGATATCCAAGGAACTATCAACTTTCTCTGTGCCTCTCTGTCtctaagatttatttatttattattttttttctggtcattctctctctctcttcttttttctccgCCTAGACCGTTGCCATTGAGGGTGGTGGTGGAGTTAAAAGACAGCCTTTTATTCTCATTCATTAATTGAGAGCTATCTATATTTCGTTATTCTCCTCCACTTGTTAGTTTGTCTATTTTTGGAAGGGGATCTTATCCGTGATCGCCGGGGCAAGCAGCCACAATCTACTCCCCTACTGCATCATTTCAAGTTAGTTGGTATGAAAGGTATTTCAGAGTTTATATCAAAGTTATTAAGGACGTCCGGTAAGAGAAGGTCAGTCGAAACAAACCTTCCATGCCGtcaggggcgtagccaggaatACATGCTTGGGGGGGCCGGGTTGTAACAGAGATataccaaatataatttttaagtctatttgatacaaaattatcaacttttatatattattatatacttgaACATGTTGGGAATTTAACCGAAATTtcaaacctgtgagaaacaaaaaaatagagaaaacaaaacgccaaaagtaaaacaatcacacgcacaagacagtatttacgtggttcggcaatttgcctacgtccacggagttgcagggatttcactattatcaaagaaaattacaatgtgcggctacagtgtttttctttctcaaaaccaacaacaagacaaaaccctaatcaccaaaaaaaacagtttttataTCCTGCgcacaggattcacaatgggTTACAAAACGGACCAAAAAATTTTGTCGgcccaagcctccgctccatggactaagcctcagtaaatctcccattatTCAGGTCAGGTCGAGTCATCAATCGAATCAAATCATGCCTGACGACgatttttcatggaataaaattcatccattatcatctCTATAGTGAAATTCCCTGCAATTTCCTTCTCTATATAAATTATCATATTATCTGCCAAAAGCTCATCCTCCATTCTATTGCGAAGTCTTGTTTTTAACAACTTCATAGCTGAGAAAGCTCGTTCTGTAGTTGCTGTAGAAACTGGAAGGGTCAACACAAAACGAATAAGTCtatcaatcaaaaaatatattttcgaCTTTCCTGAAATTTTTAATCCCCTACATAGCTCGGAAATTGTACTCATATTCTGAAAATCTGGATGTTTTATCACATCAAGCTCATAATGTCGCAATTGAGACTCCAAAAGTTCTTGTTCATGTTCAGTGAAATCTTGAGGATAATATTTCTTAACCAAATTGCATATATCAACAATCTTGAATAATGTAAAAGCATCCTTGGGATTTAAAGCTGAACTAAGAATGACAAGTTCCGTTATTAGCTCACAAAATCTACTTTTCAATTCTTGCAATTGAAAGTCTATTGCAACTGTAAATATGCCAATTCTAAAATGATGTTCCATTGTTAAATCGTCATCTTGACGACGATATCTACCTCGACCTTTAGTGTAACGAGCATTCATATCAGGAATATCAATTTCATGTTGCTCACAAAATGATATAACACTAGCAAGTAAAGGCTCCCATCCATCATCTCTCAACTTTTGAATAAGTGATTTTATAGTTGAAACTAAATGCATGGCATTTAAAAGGTCTTGAGATTGTTGttgcaaagcttgacaaagAACATTAGTAATTCCCATTATCTCTTTCATCAAATGCAAGATTAAAATAAACTCAAATGATGTTAACACCTGATAAGCTCCCTCGGCATCACCGCGTTGTTTATAATTAGCCCCTTCCTCAGAAATAGTGTTAATAACTTTGCAAGTAGCGTCAAACATTTTAATcaaactacaaatagattgaaaatgagATCCCCACCTAGTATCTCCAGCTCGTTGCAAAGTACCAATCTGGTTTGCACCTCTTCCAGTCTCAATTTCATTAGAAGCAATCATATTCTCAACTTGTTCTGCTTGAGCATGTTGCAATTCATCATTACGCTTACTAGAACCAACAACAATATTGATAATATTGACCAAATGATCAAAGAATTGATGAACATCTTTTACTTCTCTAGATGCTGTAACTAGAGCTAATTGCAACCTATGAGCCATACAATGTACATAATAGGCATATGGACAATCTTTAAGAAAAAGAGCTTGTAATCCATTCCATTCACCACGCATGTTACTAGCCCCATCATATCCTTGACCTCGAATATTTTCAATGTGGAGGTTATAACGAGAAAGGACAGCACATATCTCATTCTTTAAAGTCAATGCAGTAGTGTCTCTAACATGCACAACATAAAAAAAACGCTCTTTAATAAAACCTTCTTTATCAACAAATCTCAAAATGATGGCCATTTGCTCTCTCTTCGACTCATCCCGAGCTTCATCAACAAGAATGCAGAATTTTGCATCTCCAATTTCTTCACGAATAGCATTTCGCACATTATTAGCAAGAATATGCAAAATCTCCTTTTGAATTGTGGGTGATGTATATTTGGCATTTCCAGGAGCATTTTCCAAGACAACACTAGCTACTTTGTCATTGAAAGTCGATGTcaattttatcaattcaataaaattgccTCTATTTTTTGAATCAAGGCTTTCATCATGACCTCTAAAAGCACAAGCTTGAAATGCTAGCCATCGAGCACATTCTATTGAGGTTTTGAGCCGCAACCGATTATTCTCTAATTCTTTTGatgtttgtttctcaattaGCTTGTCAATATGTCGTGAATAATTCTGTAAATCCTCGCAACATTTCACAGCATTTTTATGTGGAGAGTTTGGTTCTTTCCCTTCATGACGAATTAAAGGACAATTCATTCCATCTTTCACCtttttccaattattaaaaCCTGTTGAAATGAATACATCTGATCCTCGCACACTCTATTGAGGTTTTGAGCCGCAACCGATTATTCTCTAATTCTTTTGatgtttgtttctcaattaGCTTGTCAATATGTCGTGAATAATTCTGTAAATCCTCGCAACATTTCACAGCATTTTTATGTGGAGAGTTTGGTTCTTTCCCTTCATGACGAATTAAAGGACAATTCATTCCATCTTTCACCtttttccaattattaaaaCCTGTTGAAATGAATACATCTGATCCGGGACGACCTATTGGTTTCTTACTAAAAAGGTAGCAAGGTAGACAATATAATGCATCCGTTGTAGGTGAGTATTCCAACCAATCCTTATGTGAAACAAACCATAAAGGTTGAAATCGACGACGATGAGTATCATCATTGTATGGACAGACTATATTTTCAGGTTGGTATGGACCTTTTATGAGATAAGCTCGTCgaatttcatcttgtttgttgataggaaattcacatatttgtttacgtgttcctggatcacgatctatctcttcagattgaagttttggacatttGGAGGTGTGTTCATCAGGCATCGAAGTATTAACATTTGTTTCTATAGCCACGGGTGtcctaatttctgaattgctaacatcttttttcttaaagaatgcatcaattgtttttcgtttgctcataattcttttagctttaagaatatgactcaattaacctgaaaagaattttaaaaaataaaattttaattagaaatttttgcttagttatatgaatattattcatactcaaggaaaaaacaaaattttcactataatttaaacagtcaacccatttttaatacaactttaattaataataacccctcaaataatttaattaatttatcttttataatgtattggttaatttaattatataactttaattattgttgtttagcataacaataaactatattgctttaatttatttatcattaattataaTGCTTTAATCCTAGTTAGTAATTACGCaatatagttttaatttatttgtcattaattttAGCATAACATATCCTTTGTTACAATTCCTAAAATATagcaataaataattaaacaattcttaaaaaattgcaataaataatagctaataatttaattattaacttttgaataaatattaattattatttaataatgttggt contains:
- the LOC115973305 gene encoding zinc finger MYM-type protein 1-like; this translates as MPDEHTSKCPKLQSEEIDRDPGTRKQICEFPINKQDEIRRAYLIKGPYQPENIVCPYNDDTHRRRFQPLWFVSHKDWLEYSPTTDALYCLPCYLFSKKPIGRPGSDVFISTGFNNWKKVKDGMNYGMNCPLIRHEGKEPNSPHKNAVKCCEDLQNYSRHIDKLIEKQTSKELENNRLRLKTSIECARWLAFQACAFRGHDESLDSKNRGNFIELIKLTSTFNDKVASVVLENAPGNAKYTSPTIQKEILHILANNVRNAIREEIGDAKFCILVDEARDESKREQMAIILRFVDKEGFIKERFFYVVHVRDTTALTLKNEICAVLSRYNLHIENIRGQGYDGANCPYAYYVHCMAHRLQLALVTASREVKDVHQFFDHLVNIINIVVGSSKRNDELQHAQAEQVENMIASNEIETGRGANQIGTLQRAGDTRWGSHFQSICSLIKMFDATCKVINTISEEGANYKQRGDAEGAYQVLTSFEFILILHLMKEIMGITNVLCQALQQQSQDLLNAMHLVSTIKSLIQKLRDDGWEPLLASVISFCEQHEIDIPDMNARYTKGRGRYRRQDDDLTMEHHFRIGIFTVAIDFQLQELKSRFCELITELVILSSALNPKDAFTLFKIVDICNLVKKYYPQDFTEHEQELLESQLRHYELDVIKHPDFQNMSTISELCRGLKISGKSKIYFLIDRLIRFVLTLPVSTATTERAFSAMKLLKTRLRNRMEDELLADNMIIYIEKEIAGNFTIEMIMDEFYSMKNRRQA